From Cellulomonas oligotrophica, a single genomic window includes:
- a CDS encoding Ig-like domain-containing protein: protein MAQPDASATTRLRTDDGFTLVEVIVALALMSLVASAALYFFLSGTRTITHQQRTQNAVVVANDAMEAAYGVVAQPVDDVSGLLVGRSEAAVTAGWSTGTTLGVEGMAATYPAWDPAGTGQGTLPVSQERSLNGVDYQVLTLVGHCYRPISNTAAACSTVPGNLTDPATVPAGYAQMLRVMVHVSWDSVQSPCGDTACSYQVASLVDPNSDLEWNNTTRPIAVDDVAVVEVGQAVTVDVVRNDVIGFVVTNPVRNVTVTGGTGTATLQADGQVRFQAPTNASGIMTFTYMLKDAAGRESNTATVRVSVMPRAVDDTATTNRATPVTIPVTTNDQGTPASVQIITQPAFGRATPSGTGVVFDPQGGVGSPWFEYQFTDTSGLVSTTARVRLTVTTYANPIALDLTVGIAATQAGSTAPIDWVTLTGNPSGYQIEVMSSDITQGKLKINGNDYNATTNRRGTQLAYAQQGNVPGYWTVQYRVWTPDGSVSSEIKTMRIILVPTPANDSVNVTSGTTNNSINVGSNDAPNNFGGTVQFRPTSTSTLASNCGTLPTTQPDLNNGIFRYNAPTLPNGTNSRTCTFTYVIQGTGQYTNLVSTPATVTIRVGR from the coding sequence ATGGCCCAGCCCGACGCGTCGGCCACGACGCGGCTCCGCACCGACGACGGGTTCACGCTCGTCGAGGTGATCGTCGCGCTCGCGCTCATGTCGCTCGTCGCGTCGGCGGCGCTGTACTTCTTCCTCTCCGGTACCCGCACCATCACCCACCAGCAGCGCACGCAGAACGCGGTCGTCGTGGCCAACGACGCCATGGAGGCCGCGTACGGCGTCGTCGCGCAGCCCGTGGACGACGTCAGCGGCCTGCTCGTCGGGCGCAGCGAGGCCGCCGTCACGGCCGGCTGGTCGACCGGCACCACCCTCGGCGTCGAGGGCATGGCCGCGACCTACCCCGCGTGGGACCCCGCGGGCACGGGCCAGGGCACGCTGCCGGTCTCGCAGGAGCGTTCGCTCAACGGCGTCGACTACCAGGTCCTCACCCTCGTCGGGCACTGCTACCGCCCGATCTCCAACACCGCCGCCGCGTGCTCCACGGTGCCCGGCAACCTCACCGACCCGGCGACGGTGCCGGCCGGGTACGCGCAGATGCTGCGCGTGATGGTCCACGTCAGCTGGGACTCGGTGCAGAGCCCCTGCGGGGACACCGCGTGCTCGTACCAGGTGGCCTCGTTGGTCGACCCGAACTCCGACCTGGAGTGGAACAACACCACCCGCCCGATCGCGGTCGACGACGTCGCCGTGGTCGAGGTCGGGCAGGCCGTGACGGTCGACGTGGTGCGCAACGACGTCATCGGCTTCGTCGTCACCAACCCGGTCCGCAACGTCACCGTCACGGGCGGCACCGGCACCGCGACGCTGCAGGCCGACGGCCAGGTCCGGTTCCAGGCCCCGACGAACGCGTCGGGCATCATGACGTTCACGTACATGCTCAAGGACGCGGCGGGGCGCGAGTCCAACACCGCGACGGTGCGCGTGTCGGTCATGCCCCGGGCGGTGGACGACACCGCGACCACGAACCGCGCCACCCCCGTGACGATCCCCGTCACCACCAACGACCAGGGCACGCCCGCGAGCGTGCAGATCATCACCCAGCCGGCGTTCGGGCGGGCGACGCCGTCGGGCACGGGTGTGGTCTTCGACCCCCAGGGTGGTGTCGGCTCGCCGTGGTTCGAGTACCAGTTCACCGACACCTCAGGCCTGGTGAGCACCACAGCCCGAGTCCGGCTCACCGTCACGACGTACGCCAACCCGATCGCGCTGGATCTCACGGTCGGGATCGCAGCGACGCAGGCGGGCTCGACGGCACCGATCGACTGGGTGACGCTCACGGGCAACCCCTCGGGTTACCAGATCGAGGTCATGTCCAGCGACATCACGCAGGGCAAGCTGAAGATCAACGGTAACGACTACAACGCCACCACCAATCGCCGGGGGACACAGCTCGCGTACGCCCAGCAGGGCAACGTGCCCGGCTACTGGACCGTGCAGTACCGCGTCTGGACGCCGGACGGCTCGGTCTCCTCGGAGATCAAGACGATGCGGATCATCCTCGTGCCGACGCCCGCCAACGACTCGGTCAATGTCACGAGCGGGACGACCAACAACTCCATCAACGTCGGGTCGAACGATGCGCCGAACAACTTCGGTGGCACGGTCCAGTTCCGGCCCACGTCGACCAGCACGCTGGCGTCCAACTGCGGCACCCTGCCCACGACCCAGCCCGACCTGAACAACGGCATCTTCCGGTACAACGCGCCGACGCTGCCCAACGGGACGAACAGCCGCACGTGCACCTTCACCTACGTCATCCAGGGCACGGGGCAGTACACCAACCTCGTCTCGACGCCGGCGACCGTGACGATCCGGGTGGGTCGGTGA
- a CDS encoding PulJ/GspJ family protein has product MSPVARLRARLHGTRPDAGMTLVELIVSIGIFTIVVSVFMAGVVIMTNNTVRSDVTAQSGDSVRLVFQRLDRQVRYAEAINLPGAGAGGAQYVEFRTSARSSATGVAMCTQWRWDPTTELVQQRSWQDVAGAVAPDWSTLVTDVLPDSDTSGRGYPFEVLLADDVTPHQRLVLRLTVGSQNADVTVDSETSFVARNSTSTSLSNADENGDGVSDTPVCLAASGRP; this is encoded by the coding sequence GTGAGCCCGGTGGCCCGGCTGCGCGCGCGCCTTCACGGCACGCGTCCCGACGCCGGGATGACGCTCGTCGAGCTCATCGTCTCGATCGGGATCTTCACGATCGTCGTGTCGGTGTTCATGGCCGGTGTCGTCATCATGACGAACAACACCGTCCGGTCCGACGTCACCGCGCAGTCGGGGGACTCGGTGCGCCTGGTGTTCCAGCGGCTCGACCGGCAGGTCCGGTACGCCGAGGCGATCAACCTGCCCGGTGCCGGAGCGGGCGGCGCGCAGTACGTCGAGTTCCGCACGTCGGCACGGTCCTCGGCCACCGGTGTCGCCATGTGCACGCAGTGGCGCTGGGACCCCACGACCGAGCTCGTCCAGCAGCGTTCGTGGCAGGACGTCGCGGGCGCGGTCGCCCCGGACTGGTCGACGCTCGTCACCGACGTGCTGCCCGACTCCGACACCTCCGGCCGCGGGTACCCGTTCGAGGTCCTGCTCGCCGACGACGTCACCCCGCACCAGCGGCTCGTGCTCCGCCTGACCGTCGGCTCGCAGAACGCCGACGTGACCGTCGACAGCGAGACGTCCTTCGTGGCCCGCAACTCCACGTCGACCTCGTTGTCCAACGCCGACGAGAACGGCGACGGGGTGTCGGACACGCCCGTCTGCCTGGCCGCGTCCGGCCGCCCGTGA
- a CDS encoding ricin-type beta-trefoil lectin domain protein has translation MDMTTGAMRRLAAWRRRDEGVAMMSAILMVLLMGALSTIILALVMSQVTPTQFARKNTRTIFAAEAGVEAALSQIRSAAAAPDFTGEVYGSLAALPCTLTGTVADSGGDLRYDVQVRYYKENPAGRTETWLAANAMSCRPVQQPAYAYVMSEGYAENLARLEATSGDRTLASVYQFKTTNSNIAGGRIYTFGDGFCLRADGITVGSTIRYVDKADCGSDDEHELFLYDTDYAIKLASSTLPGSTPLCLTGPPSTSSGSVQITLQVCQSGSARWNQLFSWEGGSRWKGENTSITNYSSYCLFSGSTSNTGIAGRKLYVGTSCAQDQPWGSFNPDPAVGAGAASITTRQVVNYLEFGRCFDVTGGNVSAAYMIVYPCKQDPSGGTQLNWNHKWYYSEPAVGSPSLGPQQIYILQNNSTSSKYCLQSPAAGGQYVTLTSACSTSAANQRWTRYQDTGNYGTSYTFVDYLGRCIGLGDKFNGSWSKMVVSSCTGGVDQKWNAPPLDVEANVGDYVETYGG, from the coding sequence GTGGACATGACGACAGGCGCGATGCGACGGCTGGCGGCCTGGCGGCGCCGGGACGAGGGCGTGGCCATGATGAGCGCGATCCTCATGGTGCTGCTCATGGGCGCGCTCAGCACGATCATCCTCGCGCTGGTGATGTCCCAGGTGACGCCGACGCAGTTCGCGCGCAAGAACACGCGGACGATCTTCGCCGCCGAGGCCGGGGTGGAGGCCGCGCTGTCGCAGATCCGCTCCGCCGCGGCCGCCCCCGACTTCACCGGTGAGGTCTACGGCTCGCTGGCCGCCCTGCCGTGCACGCTCACCGGCACGGTCGCGGACTCCGGCGGCGACCTGCGGTACGACGTGCAGGTGCGGTACTACAAGGAGAACCCGGCCGGGCGCACCGAGACGTGGCTCGCCGCCAACGCCATGTCGTGCCGCCCCGTCCAGCAGCCCGCGTACGCGTACGTCATGTCCGAGGGGTACGCCGAGAACCTCGCGCGCCTCGAGGCGACGTCCGGCGACCGGACCCTGGCGAGCGTCTACCAGTTCAAGACGACCAACTCGAACATCGCCGGCGGGCGCATCTACACCTTCGGCGACGGGTTCTGCCTGCGAGCCGACGGCATCACCGTCGGCTCGACGATCCGCTACGTCGACAAGGCGGACTGCGGCTCCGACGACGAGCACGAGCTGTTCCTCTACGACACCGACTACGCGATCAAGCTCGCGTCGAGCACGCTGCCGGGCAGCACGCCGCTGTGCCTGACCGGCCCGCCGTCGACGTCCTCGGGGAGCGTGCAGATCACCCTGCAGGTGTGCCAGAGCGGCAGCGCCCGCTGGAACCAGCTCTTCAGCTGGGAGGGCGGCTCGCGCTGGAAGGGCGAGAACACCTCGATCACCAACTACTCGAGCTACTGCCTCTTCTCCGGGTCGACCTCGAACACCGGGATCGCGGGGCGCAAGCTCTACGTCGGCACCAGCTGCGCGCAGGACCAGCCGTGGGGCTCCTTCAACCCCGACCCGGCGGTCGGCGCCGGCGCCGCGAGCATCACCACGCGGCAGGTCGTCAACTACCTGGAGTTCGGCCGCTGCTTCGACGTCACCGGCGGCAACGTCTCCGCGGCGTACATGATCGTGTACCCCTGCAAGCAGGACCCGTCGGGCGGCACGCAGCTCAACTGGAACCACAAGTGGTACTACTCCGAGCCCGCCGTCGGGTCGCCGTCGCTGGGCCCGCAGCAGATCTACATCCTCCAGAACAACTCGACCTCCTCGAAGTACTGCCTGCAGTCCCCGGCCGCCGGAGGCCAGTACGTCACCCTGACGTCGGCGTGCAGCACCAGCGCGGCGAACCAGCGGTGGACCCGCTACCAGGACACCGGCAACTACGGCACCAGCTACACGTTCGTGGACTACCTGGGCCGGTGCATCGGCCTCGGCGACAAGTTCAACGGCTCCTGGTCCAAGATGGTCGTGTCCTCCTGCACCGGCGGCGTCGACCAGAAGTGGAACGCCCCGCCGCTGGACGTCGAGGCGAACGTCGGCGACTACGTGGAGACCTACGGTGGCTGA
- a CDS encoding prepilin peptidase — protein MTPLLVTLAGVLGLLVGSFLNVVVWRVPRGESVVAPPSACPACGARIRPYDNVPVVSWLVLRGRCRDCAAPISARYPAVELLTGVAFAAVAWWSGPGWWTPALLYLVAITVALTAIDLDVHRLPDAIVLPSYPVAAALLVLASADPGGTADWGALLRAGVGAAALFAFYFVLLVAYPAGMGFGDVKLAGVLGLYLGWVGWGALVVGAFAAFLVGGVVGLALIARRRAGRRTQIAFGPWMLAGAWIGLVAGQPLWDGYLGLL, from the coding sequence CTGACCCCGCTGCTCGTCACCCTCGCGGGGGTGCTCGGGCTGCTGGTCGGCTCGTTCCTCAACGTCGTCGTGTGGCGGGTGCCGCGGGGCGAGTCGGTCGTGGCACCGCCCAGCGCGTGCCCGGCGTGCGGGGCGCGGATCCGCCCGTACGACAACGTGCCGGTGGTCTCGTGGCTCGTGCTGCGCGGACGCTGCCGGGACTGCGCGGCGCCGATCTCCGCCCGCTACCCCGCGGTCGAGCTGCTCACCGGCGTGGCGTTCGCGGCCGTCGCGTGGTGGTCCGGCCCGGGCTGGTGGACCCCCGCGCTGCTGTACCTCGTCGCGATCACGGTCGCGCTGACCGCGATCGACCTCGACGTGCACCGGCTGCCCGACGCGATCGTGCTGCCCTCGTACCCGGTCGCCGCGGCGCTCCTGGTGCTCGCGTCCGCCGACCCGGGCGGCACCGCCGACTGGGGGGCGCTGCTGCGCGCGGGCGTCGGGGCCGCGGCCCTGTTCGCGTTCTACTTCGTCCTGCTCGTGGCGTACCCGGCGGGCATGGGGTTCGGCGACGTCAAGCTCGCCGGCGTCCTCGGGCTCTACCTGGGCTGGGTGGGGTGGGGCGCGCTGGTCGTCGGCGCGTTCGCCGCGTTCCTCGTCGGCGGCGTCGTCGGGCTCGCCCTCATCGCCCGCCGCCGTGCCGGGCGCCGCACCCAGATCGCGTTCGGCCCGTGGATGCTCGCCGGTGCCTGGATCGGCCTCGTCGCCGGTCAGCCGCTGTGGGACGGGTACCTCGGGCTGCTCTGA
- the pilM gene encoding type IV pilus assembly protein PilM codes for MASTNVIGLDIGTSAVRAVEVAFGKGGPRAGGTLQRVGEVALPPGAVRDGEVNEPAVVSDALRRLWAQAKFTSKDVVLGVGNQRVVVRDIELPWMPPAELKASLPYQVQELLPVASGDALLDFLPVDEVDGPRGRMVKGMLVAAQRDVVVGNVLAVEGAGLRPSMVDLNAFALVRALARGDLAERTVAFVDVGARITNVVVASAGTPRLVRLLAQGGQHVTDAVAAAMALPQPEAEGLKRDIGVGFSAPPEYAPAVEAITSSCRTLVEGIRNTLVYWSSQHRETPVEALVVTGGGAHLPGLGQYLSSSSRIPVMLGDAFAGLRVGKTIDRSTLTGAESLLALPVGLAHGVAA; via the coding sequence GTGGCCTCCACGAACGTCATCGGCCTCGACATCGGGACGAGCGCCGTCCGTGCCGTCGAGGTCGCCTTCGGCAAGGGCGGCCCGCGCGCGGGCGGCACGCTGCAGCGCGTCGGCGAGGTGGCCCTGCCACCCGGCGCCGTGCGCGACGGCGAGGTCAACGAGCCGGCGGTCGTCTCCGACGCCCTGCGCCGGCTCTGGGCCCAGGCCAAGTTCACCAGCAAGGACGTCGTGCTCGGCGTCGGCAACCAGCGCGTCGTCGTCCGCGACATCGAGCTGCCCTGGATGCCGCCGGCCGAGCTCAAGGCGTCCCTGCCCTACCAGGTGCAGGAGCTGCTGCCCGTCGCCTCGGGCGACGCGCTGCTGGACTTCCTGCCCGTCGACGAGGTCGACGGGCCCCGCGGCCGCATGGTCAAGGGCATGCTCGTCGCCGCCCAGCGCGACGTCGTCGTGGGCAACGTCCTCGCCGTCGAGGGCGCGGGCCTGCGCCCGAGCATGGTCGACCTCAACGCGTTCGCGCTCGTGCGGGCCCTGGCCCGCGGCGACCTCGCCGAGCGGACCGTCGCGTTCGTCGACGTCGGCGCCCGCATCACCAACGTCGTCGTCGCCAGCGCCGGCACGCCCCGCCTGGTCCGCCTGCTCGCGCAGGGCGGGCAGCACGTCACCGACGCGGTGGCCGCGGCCATGGCGCTGCCCCAGCCGGAGGCCGAGGGCCTCAAGCGGGACATCGGCGTCGGCTTCTCGGCCCCGCCGGAGTACGCGCCCGCCGTCGAGGCGATCACGTCCTCGTGCCGCACCCTCGTCGAGGGCATCCGCAACACCCTCGTCTACTGGTCCTCCCAGCACCGCGAGACCCCCGTCGAGGCGCTCGTCGTCACCGGCGGCGGCGCGCACCTGCCCGGTCTGGGGCAGTACCTGTCGAGCTCGTCGCGGATCCCCGTGATGCTCGGCGACGCGTTCGCGGGCCTGCGGGTCGGCAAGACGATCGACCGTTCGACGCTCACCGGTGCCGAGTCGCTGCTCGCGCTCCCGGTCGGCCTGGCCCACGGAGTCGCGGCATGA
- a CDS encoding fimbrial assembly protein has translation MSTVLDRGKTRGKQKTKAPAPARTVVPTMPQVNLLPPEVRAARSLAVVKRWLGISLLAVVVVVGLVYAFAQLVRTQADNELADADAQTMQLQAEERQYAEVPLVLGQIADIEEARLVGTATEIAWKPYVDAITAVLPADVSIDSLSVQGPSPFAAPTDPLDPLQGASIGSISFEMRSKTVPNTSDMLDAFAGVPGLADPWVSSVTASEEEGSTFYAVSATVQLTESTLSGRFEDVPDEATDEDAADEAATEGEG, from the coding sequence ATGAGCACCGTCCTGGACCGCGGCAAGACCCGCGGCAAGCAGAAGACGAAGGCCCCGGCGCCCGCGCGCACGGTCGTGCCGACGATGCCGCAGGTCAACCTGCTGCCGCCGGAGGTCCGCGCGGCCCGCTCGCTCGCGGTCGTCAAGCGCTGGCTGGGGATCTCCCTGCTCGCGGTCGTCGTGGTCGTGGGCCTGGTGTACGCGTTCGCCCAGCTCGTGCGCACGCAGGCCGACAACGAGCTCGCCGACGCCGACGCGCAGACCATGCAGCTGCAGGCCGAGGAGCGCCAGTACGCCGAGGTGCCGCTCGTCCTGGGGCAGATCGCCGACATCGAGGAGGCCCGCCTCGTGGGCACCGCGACCGAGATCGCGTGGAAGCCGTACGTCGACGCGATCACCGCGGTGCTGCCCGCCGACGTGAGCATCGACTCGCTGTCCGTGCAGGGCCCGTCGCCGTTCGCGGCGCCGACCGACCCGCTCGACCCGCTGCAGGGCGCGAGCATCGGCTCGATCTCGTTCGAGATGCGCAGCAAGACCGTGCCGAACACGTCCGACATGCTCGACGCCTTCGCGGGCGTGCCCGGCCTGGCGGACCCCTGGGTGTCGTCGGTGACGGCGTCCGAGGAGGAGGGCTCGACGTTCTACGCCGTGTCCGCGACGGTCCAGCTGACCGAGAGCACGCTCTCGGGCCGGTTCGAGGACGTCCCGGACGAGGCGACGGACGAGGACGCGGCCGACGAGGCCGCCACCGAGGGGGAGGGCTGA
- a CDS encoding fibronectin type III domain-containing protein, with amino-acid sequence MRLRRTLALLTASFVSTALVVGGAAPALADLAPPGVGAVEDVDGAPLLTWPSVDGAGGYAVQVAVDMSDAASSLVAQGTTAVPAWVPTTATATADGAALYWRVAAQSGPTGTTGRGAWSDWQTLERPALATPVPVAPADGAEVRYPEPATFRWEPVPGAVSYTLEHSSDDTFPAGSVTTSTTTTATAFTPSAPLAREAGGAPITWSWRVRANFAPASGTTPRPGPWGVARSFQVTWSAERSAPTPLRPLGGRLHSDLLFEWSPVDGASAYRLVVGKSAPGGVVVADVVDVTTSATAYVPTGTLPDTGYYWQVTALDIADVPGAPSEVVAFTKQWNATSEASATGVAKAYPVPLTGSADIGAPEEVSLSDLELAWEPVARATLYAVELYALDGAPVLTCRTASTSVTVVGRVGSGRTDPDRLKASSTCLWASSADRRVRAGVDYRWRVQAVDYAGDQTTALNAANPVGTLVSQWSDDVVGPRYLRVTAPRTSTATSVDVDVAAWEGEWSTQETAPPAPVMAWEPMEGVNAYEVEVYTDVSMTTHVATLYTPSTRVRPTGVFGDTTSDAYYWRVRGIVFDDGWSTYTFPEPQPWSPVATWRKTSTPVDFDVATPVRTTADGTVVLSWRPQSASAPLDGGSRGYQVTVVSSSGTTVGTQKVEHPFFVAHVPAASPTSRKPLGPGSYTATVAALDANGNPGTRSAPLAFTVATPAPDGLTAAPASGSVRLSWDAGAAAARYVVRYWSTATPGTVKVVPGTGTLRERAVVVPDLAPGTYAWQVESLDTNANRSATQSPAPTFTVAAAVPALTTATGAVLAGASAPLRWEAVPGASRYAVRVATTSAGLTATSAATETVATAYVPTGALVYGQTYSWQVVAYGELASGSTRLTLGTSPVRTFTVTTAPSGATLTSAKATGTSVALTWPDLSATPSKRGSSEAPRYTVQYGVAGTTGQVDEWGPAVEVSPGVLSTTVAGLEHSTTYGFRVRAWNSVGTSAWSPVKTAATATVPGVVRSLRATQGASSLAMSWSAPSSDGGSAVTSYAVRWRVGDEDWSARTVTTTTTTLTGLTPLATYEVQVQAVNAIGTGPAASVTSSVVATPAAPTSVTAARGDRSAKVTWAGVPASKNGGSAVTGYVVQTRAYSATKKTWSTWATKATLTASARSATVTGMTNGTLYEVRVAAKNAIGTGTTSTAVRVTPATKPAAPKSVRAASTTGKTTVTWARPTTNGATITGYVVQYSSNRTTWRTMTKRTASSTSATWTGGTKGRTYYFRVYATSTLGNSPVSSTVSAVRR; translated from the coding sequence GTGCGGCTGCGTCGCACCCTCGCCCTGCTCACCGCGTCGTTCGTGTCGACGGCGCTCGTCGTGGGCGGCGCGGCACCCGCGCTCGCCGATCTCGCCCCGCCGGGGGTCGGCGCCGTGGAGGACGTCGACGGCGCGCCGCTGCTGACCTGGCCGTCGGTGGACGGCGCGGGGGGTTACGCCGTGCAGGTCGCCGTCGACATGTCGGACGCCGCGTCGAGCCTCGTCGCGCAGGGCACGACGGCGGTCCCGGCGTGGGTGCCGACGACGGCCACGGCGACGGCGGACGGTGCGGCGCTGTACTGGCGCGTCGCCGCCCAGTCGGGGCCGACCGGGACGACGGGCCGCGGCGCGTGGTCGGACTGGCAGACGCTCGAGCGCCCCGCGCTCGCGACGCCGGTGCCGGTCGCGCCAGCCGACGGCGCCGAGGTCCGGTACCCCGAGCCGGCGACGTTCCGGTGGGAGCCCGTGCCCGGTGCGGTGTCCTACACGCTGGAGCACTCCTCGGACGACACGTTCCCCGCCGGGAGCGTGACCACGAGCACGACCACGACGGCGACGGCGTTCACGCCGTCGGCGCCCCTCGCGCGGGAGGCCGGCGGTGCGCCCATCACGTGGTCGTGGCGCGTCCGCGCGAACTTCGCGCCCGCGTCCGGCACCACGCCCCGCCCCGGGCCGTGGGGCGTGGCCCGCTCCTTCCAGGTGACGTGGTCCGCCGAGCGGTCGGCGCCGACGCCGCTGCGTCCCCTCGGCGGGCGCCTGCACTCCGACCTGCTGTTCGAGTGGTCCCCGGTCGACGGCGCGTCCGCGTACCGCCTGGTCGTCGGCAAGTCCGCCCCCGGCGGCGTGGTCGTCGCCGACGTCGTCGACGTGACCACGAGCGCCACGGCGTACGTGCCGACCGGCACGCTGCCCGACACCGGGTACTACTGGCAGGTCACCGCGCTCGACATCGCCGACGTGCCGGGTGCGCCGTCGGAGGTCGTCGCGTTCACCAAGCAGTGGAACGCGACGAGCGAGGCGTCCGCGACCGGCGTCGCGAAGGCCTACCCGGTCCCGCTGACGGGCAGCGCCGACATCGGGGCCCCCGAGGAGGTCAGCCTGTCCGACCTCGAGCTGGCGTGGGAGCCCGTCGCCCGGGCGACGCTCTACGCCGTCGAGCTGTACGCGCTCGACGGGGCTCCGGTGCTGACCTGCCGCACGGCGAGCACCTCGGTGACCGTGGTCGGCCGGGTCGGCAGCGGCCGCACGGACCCCGACCGGCTCAAGGCGTCCTCCACGTGCCTGTGGGCGTCGTCGGCCGACCGCCGCGTCCGCGCGGGCGTCGACTACCGGTGGCGCGTGCAGGCCGTCGACTACGCGGGCGACCAGACCACCGCGCTGAACGCGGCGAACCCCGTCGGCACGCTCGTGTCGCAGTGGTCCGACGACGTCGTCGGGCCGCGCTACCTGCGCGTGACCGCGCCCCGGACCTCGACGGCCACGTCCGTGGACGTCGACGTCGCCGCGTGGGAGGGCGAGTGGTCCACCCAGGAGACCGCCCCGCCGGCGCCCGTGATGGCGTGGGAGCCGATGGAAGGCGTCAACGCGTACGAGGTCGAGGTCTACACCGACGTCAGCATGACCACGCACGTCGCGACGCTGTACACGCCGTCGACGCGGGTCCGGCCGACGGGGGTGTTCGGCGACACGACGTCCGACGCCTACTACTGGCGCGTGCGCGGCATCGTGTTCGACGACGGCTGGTCGACGTACACCTTCCCGGAGCCCCAGCCCTGGTCCCCTGTGGCGACGTGGCGCAAGACGTCGACGCCGGTCGACTTCGACGTCGCGACGCCGGTGCGGACCACCGCCGACGGCACCGTGGTGCTGTCGTGGCGGCCGCAGTCGGCGTCCGCGCCGCTGGACGGCGGGTCCCGCGGCTACCAGGTCACGGTCGTCAGCAGCAGCGGGACGACCGTCGGCACCCAGAAGGTCGAGCACCCGTTCTTCGTCGCGCACGTCCCCGCGGCGTCGCCGACGTCCCGCAAGCCGCTCGGCCCGGGGTCCTACACCGCCACCGTGGCCGCGCTGGACGCCAACGGCAACCCCGGCACGCGGTCGGCCCCGCTGGCCTTCACCGTCGCGACGCCCGCGCCCGACGGCCTGACCGCCGCCCCGGCGTCCGGGTCGGTGCGGCTGTCCTGGGACGCCGGGGCCGCCGCCGCCCGGTACGTCGTGCGGTACTGGAGCACCGCGACGCCCGGCACCGTGAAGGTCGTCCCGGGCACCGGGACGTTGCGCGAGCGGGCCGTCGTCGTGCCCGACCTGGCCCCCGGCACCTACGCGTGGCAGGTCGAGTCCCTCGACACGAACGCGAACCGCTCCGCCACGCAGAGCCCCGCACCGACCTTCACCGTGGCGGCGGCGGTGCCCGCCCTGACCACCGCGACGGGCGCGGTGCTCGCCGGCGCCAGCGCCCCGCTGCGGTGGGAGGCCGTCCCGGGGGCGTCGCGGTACGCCGTCCGGGTCGCGACGACGTCGGCCGGCCTGACCGCGACGTCGGCGGCGACCGAGACCGTCGCCACCGCGTACGTCCCCACCGGTGCCCTCGTCTACGGGCAGACGTACTCCTGGCAGGTGGTCGCCTACGGCGAGCTCGCCTCCGGCTCGACGCGCCTGACCCTCGGCACCAGCCCCGTGCGCACCTTCACGGTCACGACGGCCCCGTCGGGCGCCACGCTGACCAGCGCGAAGGCCACGGGGACGTCGGTCGCGCTGACGTGGCCGGACCTGTCCGCGACCCCGTCGAAGCGCGGCTCGTCGGAGGCGCCCCGCTACACCGTGCAGTACGGCGTCGCGGGCACCACGGGCCAGGTCGACGAGTGGGGACCCGCCGTCGAGGTCAGCCCCGGCGTCCTGTCGACGACCGTCGCCGGGCTCGAGCACTCGACGACCTACGGGTTCCGGGTGCGGGCGTGGAACTCCGTCGGGACGAGCGCCTGGTCGCCCGTCAAGACGGCCGCGACCGCGACCGTCCCCGGCGTCGTGCGCTCCCTGCGGGCCACGCAGGGTGCGTCCTCCTTGGCGATGTCCTGGTCGGCCCCGTCGAGCGACGGCGGCTCCGCCGTCACGTCGTACGCCGTGCGCTGGCGCGTCGGCGACGAGGACTGGTCGGCCCGGACGGTCACCACCACGACGACGACGCTGACGGGCCTGACGCCGCTGGCGACCTACGAGGTGCAGGTCCAGGCGGTGAACGCCATCGGCACCGGCCCGGCCGCGTCGGTCACCAGCTCGGTCGTCGCCACGCCCGCCGCCCCGACGTCGGTCACCGCCGCCCGCGGCGACCGGTCGGCCAAGGTCACGTGGGCGGGCGTGCCGGCCAGCAAGAACGGCGGCAGCGCCGTCACCGGCTACGTGGTCCAGACCCGCGCGTACTCCGCGACGAAGAAGACCTGGTCCACGTGGGCCACGAAGGCGACCCTCACGGCGTCGGCCCGGTCCGCCACCGTGACGGGCATGACCAACGGCACGCTCTACGAGGTGCGCGTGGCGGCCAAGAACGCGATCGGCACCGGCACCACCAGCACCGCGGTCCGGGTCACGCCCGCCACGAAGCCGGCCGCGCCGAAGTCCGTGCGGGCCGCGAGCACCACGGGGAAGACGACCGTGACCTGGGCCCGGCCGACGACGAACGGCGCGACGATCACCGGCTACGTCGTGCAGTACTCCTCGAACCGCACGACGTGGCGCACGATGACCAAGCGCACCGCGTCGAGCACCTCGGCGACGTGGACGGGCGGCACCAAGGGCCGCACGTACTACTTCCGCGTGTACGCCACCAGCACCCTGGGCAACAGCCCCGTCAGCTCGACGGTCTCCGCCGTGCGGCGCTGA